The genome window AGCATAGTTCAGCTTCAAAAACCGAGAGTACACTCACTAACTTTGGCATAAGAAAAGAGACGAGGATAGGAAGACGTTTCAGCATCGATTATTATCTGAGATGTCTGCATCGTCTTAATCTAAGACATAAGACGGATCAGCCTACTGCTTGCTCTGTGGTACCCGAATGCCAGCTCCTAATATCAATTCCGCATATCCCATTTAGTGACCCCTCCTGCTCATCATTACCTTTGGGTATAACCACCATCAACCACCAAGGCAGACCCAGTAACAAAAGAGCTTCGTCCTCCAGAAAGATACAAAACACCATCCGCAATCTCCTCGGGCGCACCCATCCTCTGCATAGGAACAGCTGTCGTGATTCGCTCTTGCATAGCCTTTAGCACCTCAGGGTTCTTGGTGGTCATTGGTGTTTCCGTGTATCCCGGGCAGATGGCGTTAATGCGAAGTCCCTCCTTGGCGTAGTCCTCGGAGGCTGACCGTGTGAGGCCGATGATGGCATGCTTGGCAGCTGTGTAGGATGTAGAAAGCGGAATACCAACAACGCCCTGAATGGAAGAGAAGTTGACGATGGATCCACGCTGTAATTCCCTTCCGTTGATAGATGAACGAATTGGCTCTTGCTTCAACATGACCTGTGCTGTAGCTCTGAGGACAAAGAATGTCCCAGTGAGATTGATGCTGACAACACGGTTCCAATCAGCTGTATGGGCAAATGCTGCACCGCCTTGATGCTTCATGGCAATGCCAGCTGCATTGACAACATAGTCGATGCGGCCATACTTCTGTGCAACATCTGCGACAATCTCGTTGATGCGGTTCTCATCCGTGACGTCGGCAGAGTAAATCTCGATCTTGAAGTCCTTCTTAGGTGACAGTTGTTCTTTTTCAATCTCAGACTTGACGACTTGTAGAGATTCAAGATTGAGATCTATGAGTGCAATACCGGCGCTACCATCGCGGGCGAAGGCCCTGGCGCATGCTCGGCCAATGCCTGAAGCACCTCCTGTGATCAAAGCGTATCCTGGGACATCCATTGTAGTGAAAGTATTAGAGATGAGGGATTGGTTATTAGACAAAATCTTGAGATGATAATcactgatgttgatgtctaTCTCTATAATATTGAGTTACTCTTATACACCTATAACAATTGCATCCCAACTGTCCCATGGTTGGCATGCCCGTGACTCGGCGACCGATACCCGAAGCtaagctggagaagctttCCTCGTTTGACGTTCTCGCTATCTTGGGCGTGCCCCACACTGATCAGCCACCAGATATAACTTTCCTGTTTCAAATGCGGGGAATGCATGATAACGTATTTGTTGGATGGCCTCAATCTGATGAGCAGAGGATAACGGGAAGGCAGTTCCGTGATGGAGGGCGGAATCGGACGGAGGTGGCCCGGTAATTTTTCACGAATTATTACTGCGTAACTTGTTTGCTGACCAAGTTTCAAATGTTTTAGACATGGGATTCCAGACAATGTGTGTTGTAGTTTGCGCTGGCGACAGCTCGTtagtataaagttatagtatcTTGTTATCGTTATTAGATGTTGCATAAGTTCTAGATAAAACATTCCTATAAGTGTTGCAATGTGTTTTGTCAAGCCATCGTATCGTCGTCAATCATATGGCCCATGATTACAAATTGGGTGGCTATCCTGTTATGAACAATACCAGTGCTGAAAGTCTCCGTTGATACTGCTAAGATGAGGAGAATAAGTGCTGCTGCAAGTAAAATGAATTTTGATTACCTCTATCTATGCGAAAACAAGACCCTTGTATCCcgacttcttgacctccGCACATCGCCTACGATACTCTCCAATGCTACCACTATATCGTGCAACACTTCTGACACTCTTGCCCTTGACGTTCTTGTTCACGCCTGTCATCCAACTGTCAATCTCGTTCATGAGCACCTGGCTCTCGCTGCACTTCACCACATGCTCGGTCCATTGCTCAACGGCGTCTTCAGTTGGTTCAACAGAAGTGTAGCCGTTGTCCTTACAGTATTGCAGCATATCTGAGATAGCTTGCACGCCGTGCTCAATGTTGCGTGTAGCGTTGCCGAATGGCTGATGAGGGCCAAGAACCATGAACATGTTTGGCATCGAGGGTACAGTGATGCCCAGGAATGTTCGGGGCCGATGATCAACCCAAACTGCTTGGTCGCCCTTGGGACTGTCGCTCGTTGCGATCAGTGGTCGGTCCTTCTTGCCATGAAAGTCGATAGCACTGAAAGCACCTGTGATGGCATTGAAGCCAGTTGCGCAAATCAGAACGTCAAGCTTGTGCTCCTTGCCGTCGGAGGTCAGGATGCCCGCTGGTGTGACGCGGTCAATTGGCGTCTTTTTGAGATCAACAAGATGAACGTTTGACTTGTTAAAGGCCTCGAAATATCCACTCTCCATAGGGACTCGACGCGTGCCAAAGCCGTGATCCTTGGGAATAAGGCTCTCTGCAATCGCAGGGTCGTTAACTCGTTGTCTGATCTTCTCAGCCATGAAGTTCGAGTACAGACTGTTGGCGTATCGATCGGTGTATGTATCAGAGAACACGCCTAGCCACTTCCCAAAACCAGGAGTGTTATAAAGCTTCTCCCAGAGCTCTAGGCGTTCCTCTTCCGAGACCTCAAGAGACTTTCGAGGGTCGCCGTGATGCATGAAACCAGAGGAACTTGTTTCAcagatcttgaagatgttttCATAGTTCTTCTTGTGCTCGGCCATTTGCTCAATGGTGATCTCCGAGTTGTGGAGCGGAGCGGACCAATTGGCTGTGCGTTGGAAGACGCTGAGAGACTCGACGCCCTCCACCTTAGAGACAGCCGTTGTGATTTGAATGCCGGTCGCGCCTGTTCCGATTACTCCGATCTTCTTACCGATAAAGTCGCGGTTGATATCGAGGTCTTTGGGCCAGCGAGAAGTGTGGAATAGTTTGCCGCCGAAGTCTTCAATGCCTTCAATTGCGGGTAGAGTGGGCGCAGAGAGGAAGCCCATGcagctgatgaagaaggtaGAAACATTTTCGTTACCAGCTTCATCTACAAAGGTCCATGTGTGATCAGCCTCACTCCATGTAGCCTTTGTAACAGTCGTGTTGAACTGAACATCCTTCTTGAGATTATGCTTCTCAGCAAAGTAGGTGATGTACTTGTGAGTCTCCGGTTGAGGCGAAAATGCCTCCTTCCAATGCCACTCATCCAGAAGCTCCTTGTCGAAGGAGTAGCAGTAAGACAGCGACTCAGAGTCGAATCGACATCCAGGGTAAGAGTTCCAGTACCAAGTGCCTCCAACATCGGGAGCGGCATCAAGAACCCTGATACGCCATTCTGGGAAGCGCTTCTTGAGCTGATAAAGTGAACACAGGCCCGAGAGACCTGCGCCCAGGATGAGAACGTCGAAAGTGCTGGTGGACTGAGGTACGGAACCCATGCCGATAGTGTGAATAGTGCGATGAGTGACGATGGATTGAATTGTCTTGTTGTTCCGAATTGATTCTATATATCTCGAGATAAATGATTCGATCGTATCATGTCGGAGTTGACTTCATATTTTCTTCTCAGCCAATGACCTGAACAGGATAGTCTGCTCGACTTTCCTATCATGATATCACACAGTGAAAAACGACGTGTCTTGCCACTAGATATAACTTTCCTTTTACGATGGTGGCTTCGATAGTGGAACATTGCCGCCCAATCAAAGGATTGGATCAAGTAACGAGCCGTTGCAGAGTGCGGCGAGAACCTTATCAACGTGATGATCTGAAGGACACGAGATCAAAGTGCGCCCTGCAGGAGTCAACTACCGACACGAACTGGAGGCTTCTATCTCTGCTGATTTTTAATCTCTTGGTTGGGATAGGAAAGTTTCCCCAGGAGAGGGATTGGTACCGATACCCGAAAGGCGGGGGAACGATTAGCCTTATCTCACATCTCCACCACGGCGGGAGTGCCGATGCTTTCATCTTGGGACCCTTTACAAGTGGGCATTCCCggcggagaagaaggtcTCGTCGAGGAGAcagcttctcttcatcatgcctcCTCTTGTAGGGAAGTCCACTGCAAAGGTCAAGCGGGTCCCAGGACGGAGGACTCGTTCGTTTGGAGGATGCGTTACCGTATGTTCAATCACTTGATCAGCCATTCCCTACTGACCTTTCACAGTGTCGCAGTCGTCGTGTGAAATGCGATGAAGGACGTCCCGGATGTTCTATGTGCAACATCTCAGGCCTCGATTGTGGAGGCTATAGCAAAGACATCTTCTTCGACTTTGATGACCCCTCATTGACGGGAGTTGCTCGATTTCGAAGACCATTATTGACGGAACAAGAACGAGAGCGTTTGAGTGAACAGATTGCGCAAGACGTCCCACCAGAACTGGCGGGTTGGCATCTTTCTCAAATTGACGAAGAATGCGAAAAGACGTCTACGGACCTTCAGATTTCGAGAGGACCTTTTGGAGCTTTTCGCATTACGCAGCAACTGCCCTCAGATCCATTGAGCACTTTGGATGAGATAGACGAGGACGTGATAGAAGTTCAACGGATTGACGctgcccaagaagaagatcagcTACTACTTCCTGACTTCGATGACGACGTGGAAGTTGTCCCCTCAACACTCGACTTTGCGACTGGAACGGCCCATCAAGATGCTGAGCATCAAATATCGGGTCAAGGCAACGCGCTCATCCCCCGTACAGATTGGTTGAAGACCCTGGAAAGTTTCCCCTTGAACAGCTGGCTGGACCCTGGGCACTTCGATCTGCCCGACTGGTGGGATCCCGTGGCCATGGGCATTGAAACGGCCGTGCCTTGGGTGGGTGAATCAGCGTCTGCGCAGAAGCCTCCTTCACCATTTGCACGATCTTCCACAATTGAGCTTGGATCTCCAAGGCTTTACTTGTCGCATTTATCGCCGAGCTCAGGCTCTGTATCGTCCCAAGTCGACACGGACGTACCCCGCGATGCTGTATTACTGGTCAAACACTATGCAACGACCGTGCTTCGAGGCCTGACTCCATACCGTCACAGCAAGACGCCGTGGCACGTGCTTTTTCTCCCCCATGTCAAAAGCTGTTTGGCAGCCTTGACACTCGGTGA of Fusarium musae strain F31 chromosome 5, whole genome shotgun sequence contains these proteins:
- a CDS encoding hypothetical protein (EggNog:ENOG41) — its product is MDVPGYALITGGASGIGRACARAFARDGSAGIALIDLNLESLQVVKSEIEKEQLSPKKDFKIEIYSADVTDENRINEIVADVAQKYGRIDYVVNAAGIAMKHQGGAAFAHTADWNRVVSINLTGTFFVLRATAQVMLKQEPIRSSINGRELQRGSIVNFSSIQGVVGIPLSTSYTAAKHAIIGLTRSASEDYAKEGLRINAICPGYTETPMTTKNPEVLKAMQERITTAVPMQRMGAPEEIADGVLYLSGGRSSFVTGSALVVDGGYTQR